In the genome of Streptomyces sp. NBC_00259, the window GGCGAGCGCGGAGGCCGCGATCAGGGCGGACACCACCGCGCTGACGACCCCGAGCGGACGTCCGATGCGGCGCGCGTCGTCCATCAGGGCACGCCCGGCGAGCAGCCGGACGGCCCCGGGGTGCAGGGACTGCAGAACGCGCCCGCACACGTGGGCGATGCCGGGGCCCGCCATCGCGAGGCCCACGGCGGTGAGGGTCCAGCCGGCGAGCACGCCGGCCGGTGTGCCGCCTCCGCCGCCGGTGCCCCGGCCCGCGTACGCCTCGACCGCGGCGCCCACGGCCGTCAGCGCGACGCCCCAGGGGAGTCCGCCGGGCGGGGCCTCGAAGGCCGGTTCGGGCTCGTCGTCGTCGATGCCCTCGCCCCAGACCGAACGGCGCGGGCGCAGCGCGAGCGCCGCCGCCCCGGCTCCCACGACCGGTACGAGCGCGAGGAGCAGGAGCACGGCGCCCAGGGGCAACGGCTGTCCCGCGGCGAGCAGTTCGGCGGCGTCCCCGTCGAACGGCATCCCGGTCAGATCGCCCCGCAGATGCAGGAAGAACAGCAGCGCCACCATGCTGCCGAGGGTGCAGGACACGGCCGTCGACGCCGCGGCCAGCGCGGTCAGCCGCACCGGTCCGAGACCCACGGCGGACAGCCCCTGCCGGGGCCTCGCGCCCGGGTCCGTGCGCGCCACGGCGACGGCGAACTGGACGGTCGCGGCGAGCGGCGCGAGACACCACGCCAGCCGCAGCAGTGCCGGGTCGGACGGATGCGGTCCCGCCACCGCGTAGGACAGGGTGCACAGCAGAAGGAAGCCGACTCCCGCGGAAGCCGCCGCGACCATCAGCCGGCGCAGCAGGACCAGGGGATGGGCACCGCGGGCTAGACGGAGAGCGAGCACGCGGCCCGGCCTTCCGCCTCCGTGCCGCTCGCCGGGTTCACGCGCCGGCCGTCGATCAGCGACACCGCGCGGTCGGCGAGCGTCGCGACCTCCTCGTCATGGGTGGCGAGCACGACGGTGATGCGATGCGAGCGGGCCGCGGTGGTGAGCGTACGCAGCACCTGGGCGCGGTCCGTGCTGTGCAGCGAGGCGGTCGGCTCGTCGGCGAAGAGCACCGCGGGCGTGATGGCGAGCGCGCGGGCGAGGGCGATCCGCTGCCGCTGCGACTGCAGCAGCGCGCGGGGGCGCTTGCGCGCGCAGCCGCCGATGTCGAGCCGCTCCAGCCACTCCAGGGCGGCGGTCCTGGCCTTGCGGTGCGAGGAACCGCGCAGCAGCAGCGGCAGGGCCGCGTTCTCCCAGGCGGTCAGTTCGGGCACCAGCTGGGGGTCCGGGCCGATCCAGCCGAAGCGGTCGCGCCGCAGTCGCTCGCGGACCAGCGGACCCATGGTGTGGACGGGGCTGCTGTTGAACCAGACCTCGCCCTGCTGTGCGACGAGCTGGCCCGACAGACAGCGCAGCAGGGTCGTCTTTCCGCTGCCGCGGGGGCCGTTCACGGCGAGGATCTCTCCCTCGCGCACGCCGAGGGAAACTCCGCAGAGGGCGGGCGAGCCGCGGTAGGCGTGGTTCAGGGAGCGCGCCCAGAGCACATCGTTGTCCGGCGGGACCACCATGGCGTACACCTCGGTTCAGATCCGTTGGTTCCGTTCCCCCGTACGGGCGAACGACCTCAAGGCCGATCGGTCACAGCACCGTAGGTACTCGGAGCCGGGTGTACGGACAGCACGCGGCCCGGATGCTTCCCTTCTCACTCGAAGGGGTGCACCCGGGCCGCGTAAAAGCCGACGATCGGACGGCGTGCGCCGTGTCCGCTCTGCCGTCCGCGTCTACAGCTTCGTCCAGGCCTCGCTGAGGACGGACCGCAGGATCTGCTCGATCTCGTCGAACGTCTCCTGGGTGGAGATCAGCGGCGGGGCGAGCTGGACGACCGGGTCACCGCGGTCGTCGGCGCGGCAGTACAGACCGGCGTCGAACAGCGCCTTGGAGAGGAACCCGTACAGGACGCGCTCGGTCTCCTCCTCGTTGAAGGACTCCTTGGTGTGCTTGTCCTTCACCAGCTCGATGCCGTAGAAGAAGCCGTTGCCGCGGACGTCGCCGACGATCGGCAGGTCGTGCAGCTTCTGCAGCGTCGAGAGGAACGCGCCCTCGTTGTCGAGGACGTGCTGGTTGAGCTTCTCGCGCTCGAACAGGTCGAGGTTGGCGACGCCGACGGCGGCGGAGACCGGGTGGCCGCCGAAGGTGTAGCCGTGCAGGAAGGTGTTGTCGCCCTTGTAGAACGGCTCGGCGAGCCGGTCGGAGACGATGCAGGCGCCGATCGGGGAGTAGCCCGACGTCATGCCCTTCGCGCAGGTGATCATGTCCGGCACGTAGCCGAACTTGTCGCAGGCGAACGTCTTGCCGAGGCGGCCGAAGGCGCAGATGACCTCGTCGGAGACGAGCAGCACGTCGTACTGGTCGCAGATCTCGCGGACCCGCTGGAAGTACCCGGGCGGCGGCGGGAAGCAGCCGCCGGCGTTCTGCACCGGCTCCAGGAAGACCGCGGCGACGGTGTCGGCGCCCTCGAAGAGGATCTGCTGCTCGATCTGGTCGGCGGCCCAGCGGCCGAAGGCCTCGGGGTCGTCGCCGTGCAGCGGGGCGCGGTAGATGTTGGTGTTGGGCACCTTGTGCGCACCGGGCACCAGCGGCTCGAACGGGGCCTTCAGGCCCGGCAGGCCGGTGATGGACAGGGCGCCCTGCGGGGTGCCGTGGTAGGCGACGGCACGGGAGATGACCTTGTACTTGGTCGGCTTGCCGACCAGCTTGAAGTACTGCTTGGCCAGCTTCCAGGCCGTCTCGACCGCCTCGCCGCCACCCGTGGTGAAGAAGACCTTGTTCAGGTCGCCGGGGGCTTCGTTCGCGAGACGCTCGGCCAGCTCGACGGCCATCGGGTGGGCGTACGACCACACGGGGAAGAACGCGAGCTCCTGGGCCTGCTTGGCGGCCACCTCGGCCAGTTCCCTGCGGCCGTGGCCCGCCTGGACCACGAACAGACCGGCGAGCCCGTCGAGGTAGCGCTTGCCCTTGTCGTCGTAGATGTAGGTGCCCTCACCACGCACGATGGTGGGCACGGGTGAGTTCTCGTACGACGACATGCGGGTGAAGTGCATCCACAGGTGGTCGTAGGCGGTCTTGGAGAGGTCCTTGCTCACGGCTATCGGGTTCCCCACATGTAGGTCTGCTTCTTGAGCTTGAGGTAGACGAAGCTCTCGGTGGAGCGCACGCCGGGGAGGGTGCGGATGCGCCGGTTGATCACTTCAAGCAGGTGGTCGTCGTCCTCGCAGACGATCTCCACCATAAGGTCGAACGAGCCCGCCGTCATGACGACGTACTCGCACTCCGACATGGCAGTCAGCGCGTCGGCCACCGGGTCCAGGTCGCCCTCGACGTTGATCCCGACCATCGCCTGGCGTCGCAGACCCACGGTGAGCGGGTCGGTGACGGCGACGATCTGCATCACGCCTTGATCGAGCAGCTTCTGGACGCGCTGTCGGACCGCCGCCTCGGAAAGGCCCACGGCCTTGCCTATCGCGGCGTACGGAC includes:
- a CDS encoding ABC transporter ATP-binding protein, with translation MVVPPDNDVLWARSLNHAYRGSPALCGVSLGVREGEILAVNGPRGSGKTTLLRCLSGQLVAQQGEVWFNSSPVHTMGPLVRERLRRDRFGWIGPDPQLVPELTAWENAALPLLLRGSSHRKARTAALEWLERLDIGGCARKRPRALLQSQRQRIALARALAITPAVLFADEPTASLHSTDRAQVLRTLTTAARSHRITVVLATHDEEVATLADRAVSLIDGRRVNPASGTEAEGRAACSLSV
- a CDS encoding aspartate aminotransferase family protein, with amino-acid sequence MGNPIAVSKDLSKTAYDHLWMHFTRMSSYENSPVPTIVRGEGTYIYDDKGKRYLDGLAGLFVVQAGHGRRELAEVAAKQAQELAFFPVWSYAHPMAVELAERLANEAPGDLNKVFFTTGGGEAVETAWKLAKQYFKLVGKPTKYKVISRAVAYHGTPQGALSITGLPGLKAPFEPLVPGAHKVPNTNIYRAPLHGDDPEAFGRWAADQIEQQILFEGADTVAAVFLEPVQNAGGCFPPPPGYFQRVREICDQYDVLLVSDEVICAFGRLGKTFACDKFGYVPDMITCAKGMTSGYSPIGACIVSDRLAEPFYKGDNTFLHGYTFGGHPVSAAVGVANLDLFEREKLNQHVLDNEGAFLSTLQKLHDLPIVGDVRGNGFFYGIELVKDKHTKESFNEEETERVLYGFLSKALFDAGLYCRADDRGDPVVQLAPPLISTQETFDEIEQILRSVLSEAWTKL
- a CDS encoding Lrp/AsnC family transcriptional regulator, whose amino-acid sequence is MASRSTDSRTGSGSSPTIDAVSLAIIEQLQEDGRRPYAAIGKAVGLSEAAVRQRVQKLLDQGVMQIVAVTDPLTVGLRRQAMVGINVEGDLDPVADALTAMSECEYVVMTAGSFDLMVEIVCEDDDHLLEVINRRIRTLPGVRSTESFVYLKLKKQTYMWGTR